Sequence from the Mustelus asterias chromosome X, sMusAst1.hap1.1, whole genome shotgun sequence genome:
GGTTTCCCACTGTTTTCTAAAACCAGCTGATGATTCTGTGTGTATAACACCATGTTAAGAAGAAAAACACGAAAATGTCGATAATCGTTCCCCACAACGAGTAGGAATCTATACACAGCCCATCAGTTTTACGATAGAAGTGTTAAGAAATCAGAATATTTCCAAGAACCGTAAAGCACACATATAATTCTGCTAAAGGTGATGAATATCGATACTGGCATTTTAAACATTTCCAGTTAAATACAGTTTAGTCAATCGAACTCCATTCGTTTTCAAAATACAGTTACAATTCGCATGCTTAGAAATAAGCAATCATCAGCGCCTTGGTAACACCGTGGAACATTCTGACTTTGTTGTTGCAACAAAAAAATCAAAAGCAAATCAAAAGTTTACAATGTCACTAATACCCATCAGGGAAGAAGAAATTCCTCGTCAGTCTGATGCGACTCATCAAATCTGCCGAGATTACCGCTATGCTTCACTTTAAATTTGAACTCCGGTGTTATTGCTTTGAACAAACAAACAGTCCTTAGAGACCACAAGTCTCCAAGCTGATGGATGTGTGGACCAGCGTGTCCTGAGACTTGTATCTGAAAAGACACGAGTAATGTTCATTCGAGTTCCATGCCCCGATAGGAAGATTCAAGTAGCTGCTCACGCTGTCGCTGTTGTCGCTCTCAAGATGAGGTAGGTTTGCATACACtccgctctgtgtctcactcccCCGCACTTTCCACAGGATGACCCCGAAAGCTGGATAGAAGCCGCGGATCAGACAGCTCAGCGTCACTGTTTCAGCTGAAGTCACTTCTTGGCGTGAAGGCGGAAACAATTCCAGTGATGGCGCCTGCCGTTGACGGTGTGTAACAGCCTGTACCTGGATGTCAGTAAAGCTCATTCTAGAATGCGTCATCACAATAACATAACGTTATGGTTATCACAGAAACAGAAGACGATGAAACACAAAATGTAGTTGCCATCAGTACTTCCCGCCAGCTTTTCAAACATTTATTGATCTTTCCtcacagaactgtcctttcccaTTCGCTGCATAATGTTTTctcccactgctgtttgtaatatttattaatgatctggatgagggtctcgttgggtggattagcaaatttgctgatgacaccaaagtcggtggtgtggtagacagtgaggaagggtgtcgtagtttgcaggaagacttagacaggttgcaaagttgggccgagaggtggcggatggagtttaatgcggagaagtgtgaggtaattcactttggtaggaataacagatgtgttgagtatagggctaacgggaggactttgaatagtgtggaggagcagagggatctaggtgtatgtgtgcatagatccctgaaagttgggaatcaagtagataaggttgttaagaaggcatatggtgtcttggcgtttattggtagggggattgaatttaggagtcgtagcgttatgttgcaactgtacacaactctggtgcggccgcacttggagtactgtgtgcagttctggtccccacattacaggaaggatgtggaggctttggagagggtgcagaggaggtttaccaggatgttgcctggtatggaggggagatcctatgaggagaggctgagggatttgggattgttttcgctggaaaggcggcggctaagaggggatcttattgaaacatataagatgattagaggtttagatagggtggatagtgatagcctttttcctctgatggagaaatccagcacgagggggcatggctttaaattgagggggggtagttatagaaccgatgtcaggggtaggttctttacccagagggtggtgagggattggaatgccctgccagcatcagttgtaaatgcgcctagtttgggggcgtttaagagatccgtagataggttcatggacgaaaagaaattggtttaggttggagggtcacagttttttttttaactggtcggtgcaacatcgtgggccgaagggcctgttctgcgctgtaatgttctatgttctatgttcaaacatATATCCATCCCCATTTGAAAACTGGTAATGAATCGGCTTCTACTGTCCTCATAGTCAGTGCACTCCACGTCATAACAACTCGTTGCATCAAGTATCTCCTCAAGACTGCTGTTTCTTTTTTCAGTGAACATAAACATTTCTTGTGTGATAACAAACTTTTCTCTCGGTGGTAATTGTATTTGCCTTATCTACGCTATGAGTCATTTACACTCTAAAAATGGGCAATGAATTGACTTGTGAGGCTGGAACTAGAATTTCATATTAGTTTTTACAGCCAGGTCCCAAACCCACAAACCTCTGCCTCCACCGCTACAGAGCTACCACTGAGCCATAGCTGTGACAACAGAAATGATACCGAGTTGGAATGTAACAGCTCACTAGATAGACATTGATATGACACTCGTTATTCCAGTAGAATAATATAACTGAATTGCAGAATTCACTCCCTGCCCCGTACTATCGTGAAATTTGTAATATAATTAGCCCTCGTTTATTTTTGTAGATACTGATTGATAGCGTTGAGTGCTTCCTTATCTCTGATAAACACGATCCGCATTTTGATTTAATATTTTACCACGGAGGTCTATGTGTTCACTTTACTTATGCCCAAAATATGGCGCCAAAATGTAGGTCTGCAAAGCCAATAAAAATCGAAAATTCAAATCCTTAGACTTGCTGAAAAATGGCCGGATCTTCTCGGCCGTTCACGCCGACAGAGTTCTCTCGTCCCGTTGCAGGGaccggagatttggctaagcaccaaattctccatcctcgtttGCAGAGGCGGCcaggtgtgaacggctggaaaatgtcTGTTCCATAATGCTTAATTTCGAACATTTTCTTGGTATTCAGATGTTCAAATATACAGGTTGCcaataaatgaaataaattctGTCAATGTTTGATTTCAAATAACTGCATTTGCTCAGAATTCAAGATTCTATTGCTTCAATCGTTTTCGCTATGTTTGGTTCGCTTTGAATTGAAATCAGTGCGTTAATTCTGGAACAGACAGTCGTTGAATGTACTGTGAAGTATTGGTTATAAATCCTGTACCCACATAcagtaaatacccgctcacactgctgcCAGCAGGCTCCAGAGCAAAAACTTGCATCATTTACTGAGCATAATTTAACGACGATTTGTAGAGCGATTGTTGCATGATGGATCTCTCAAACGTtaaggtcttcaaagttttggttggaggtcttcaaagttttggttggaggtcttcaaagttttggttggaggtcttcaaagttttggttggggaacatgtggcaa
This genomic interval carries:
- the LOC144481863 gene encoding immunoglobulin lambda-1 light chain-like, with translation MENQTATHQVVDSRDSNNNGDPSGTGHLKDLEHCAYHWPIWPGEPELITFTPFQQVSVRFPNCSNRKLPLASQDGPSPYVARDDAQKKSFLTINQVEVKDSAVYYCSIDDSGVFFYNGKELMSFTDIQVQAVTHRQRQAPSLELFPPSRQEVTSAETVTLSCLIRGFYPAFGVILWKVRGSETQSGVYANLPHLESDNSDSVSSYLNLPIGAWNSNEHYSCLFRYKSQDTLVHTSISLETCGL